In the genome of Fusarium fujikuroi IMI 58289 draft genome, chromosome FFUJ_chr02, one region contains:
- a CDS encoding probable WD40-repeat protein (notchless protein), with the protein MATIVPPPSKRQKREELERSHIQQNVTALASGPAGSFKARFLDGDGKQMADVIEVPLADASEKNLSLLLNTLLAREKEEFLPYRFRIHIPDTDIIVDQYPTDLLQLLRNHGIENPFETTVTLSAEPQAVFKVQPVTRMSHKIPGHGEAILAAQFSPKNSNRLATGSGDKTARIWDTDTGTPKYTLSGHGGWVLAVAWSPDGARLATGSMDKSVRLWDPETGKAVGNPWTGHSKWVTNICWEPYHLWRDGTPRLASASKDATVRIWVVNTGKTEHVLSGHKSSVSCVRWGGEGLVYSASHDKTVRVWNAEKGTLVHTLSSHVHWVNHLALSTDFVLRTGFYDHTPVPDTEEGKRSKAKERFEKAAKFQGRIAERVVTASDDFTMYLWDPAQSTKPVARMLGHQKQVNHVTFSPDGSLIASAGWDNHTKIWSARDGKFINTLRGHVAPVYQCAFSADSRLLVTASKDTTLKVWSMASHKLAVDLPGHQDEVYAVDWAPDGKRVGSGGKDKAVRLWRN; encoded by the exons ATGGCGACGATTGTACCCCCGCCGTCGAAACGgcaaaagagagaagagcttgagcgCTCTCATATCCAGCAAAATGTCACAGCGCTTGCTTCTGGGCCTGCTGGTTCGTTCAAGGCGAGGTTCttggatggagatggaaagCAGATGGCAGATGTGATTGAGGTTCCTCTTGCCGATGCTTCAGAAAAGAACCTGTCTCTTCTTTTGAATACGTTACTCGCTAGG GAAAAAGAGGAATTTCTCCCGTATCGATTCCGAATTCACATCCCAGATACTGATATCATCGTGGACCAATACCCTACCGAtctcctccagcttctccgCAACCATGGCATTGAGAACCCCTTTGAAACGACTGTCACACTTAGCGCCGAGCCACAGGCTGTCTTCAAGGTCCAGCCTGTAACGCGCATGTCCCATAAGATCCCCGGCCATGGTGAAGCAATTCTCGCAGCTCAATTCAGCCCCAAGAACAGTAATCGACTAGCGACAGGTTCTGGAGATAAGACAGCGCGGATATGGGATACCGATACCGGAACACCAAAGTACACACTCTCCGGTCATGGTGGATGGGTGTTGGCAGTTGCTTGGTCCCCCGATGGCGCCCGTCTCGCTACTGGAAGTATGGATAAGTCTGTTCGACTCTGGGACCCCGAAACTGGGAAAGCCGTTGGAAACCCCTGGACGGGTCATTCAAAGTGGGTGACCAATATCTGCTGGGAGCCTTATCATCTCTGGAGAGACGGTACACCTCGGTTAGCAAGTGCAAGCAAAGATGCAACAGTCCGGATATGGGTTGTCAACACAGGAAAGACCGAGCATGTCCTATCCGGCCACAAGAGCAGTGTAAGCTGCGTGCGCTGGGGAGGCGAGGGTCTCGTATACAGCGCCAGTCACGACAAGACGGTGCGAGTATGGAATGCTGAGAAGGGAACTCTTGTGCACACCTTGTCGTCTCACGTCCACTGGGTGAACCATCTTGCGCTCTCAACGGATTTTGTTCTGAGGACTGGATTCTACGACCACACGCCTGTTCCTGATACCGAGGAGGGAAAGAGAAGCAAGGCGAAGGAGAGATTTGAGAAGGCTGCCAAGTTCCAGGGGAGAATCGCTGAGCGGGTGGTTACTGCTAGTGACGATTTCACTATGTATCTCTGGGATCCGGCGCAGAGCACAAAGCCCGTTGCACGTATGTTGGGCCATCAAAAGCAAGTGAATCATGTCACTTTCTCCCCTGATGGATCTCTCATTGCCAGTGCAGGCTGGGATAACCACACCAAGATCTGGAGTGCAAG GGATGGCAAATTTATCAACACCCTCCGCGGCCACGTAGCTCCCGTCTACCAATGCGCCTTCTCAGCAGACTCCCGCCTTCTCGTCACAGCATCAAAGGACACGACACTCAAGGTGTGGTCAATGGCCTCTCACAAACTCGCCGTGGATCTGCCCGGCCACCAGGACGAAGTGTACGCAGTGGACTGGGCACCAGATGGAAAGAGGGTTGGCAGCGGTGGTAAAGATAAGGCCGTTCGGCTTTGGCGGAATTAG